From one Lolium rigidum isolate FL_2022 chromosome 4, APGP_CSIRO_Lrig_0.1, whole genome shotgun sequence genomic stretch:
- the LOC124646981 gene encoding ankyrin-1-like isoform X2 — translation MAPPPPVRPATVGGPMLNEIFEAVHEGNLPRFKVLVMLLDMGRGRLREAVEALRVEDEGLMKGLCALHIAAIRGRLQFCSYLVEDLGVDANVADEHGRTPLFLTTLSKNVCCATYLLDHGANPNKSCHDGISPLHQATVSGRTPLFLTTLSKNVCCATYLLDHGANPNKSCHDGISPLHQATVSGDCKMVKLLLAKGAYVDLEAHCGTPLHVAATKDHDGAMKILLDHNADVNKMVNGKTPMIAAIDAGSRKCILLLYKAGADRKEALTYAAEHLHAENVVSSDFVKCILDDFNTKRIIPGEPVVKRETRDGGFKAIANYAFKNKDFESAERYYTLMIALDPDDAIAFSNRSACWLLMGDGGKALSDADECRKRRPDWPKACYRQGSALMLLKDYKRAYERFSDGLEMDPENAEMEDAQRKASEALQESIRVPEVVWRPKPE, via the exons atggcgcCTCCTCCGCCTGTTCGTCCTGCCACAGTCGGTGGCCCAATGCTGAACGAAATCTTCGAGGCGGTTCATGAAGGCAACCTCCCCCGCTTCAAGG TTCTGGTGATGCTGCTGGACATGGGCAGGGGTCGCCTCAGGGAGGCAGTCGAAGCCCTGAGAGTGGAAGATGAAGGGTTGATGAAAGGCCTCTGTGCGCTTCACATCGCCGCCATCAGAGGGAGGCTGCAGTTCTGCAGCTACCTGGTCGAGGACCTAGGAGTCGATGCGAATGTCGCTGATGAGCATG GTAGGACACCTTTGTTTTTGACGACCCTCTCTAAGAATGTCTGCTGTGCCACGTATCTTCTTGATCATGGTGCCAATCCAAACAAATCATGTCATGACGGGATTTCACCTCTACATCAAGCAACTGTATCAG GTAGGACACCTTTGTTTTTGACGACCCTCTCTAAGAATGTCTGCTGTGCCACGTATCTTCTTGATCATGGTGCCAATCCAAACAAATCATGTCATGACGGGATTTCACCTCTACATCAAGCAACTGTATCAG GAGATTGTAAAATGGTAAAACTGTTGCTTGCCAAAGGAGCATACGTTGACCTTGAAGCTCATTGTGGGACACCACTTCATGTTGCTGCTACAAAAGATCATGATGGTGCTATGAAGATTTTATTGGACCATAATGCTGAT GTCAACAAGATGGTAAATGGTAAGACACCTATGATTGCTGCTATTGATGCTGGCTCAAGGAAATGTATACTTCTCTTGTACAAG GCTGGTGCTGATCGGAAGGAAGCTTTAACATATGCTGCTGAACATCTCCACGCTGAAAACGTTGTTTCAAGTGACTTTGTCAAATGCATACTGGACGATTTTAATACCAAGCGTATCATTCCTGGT GAGCCTGTTGTTAAGCGGGAAACAAGAGATGGAGGGTTTAAGGCAATAGCGAATTACGCTTTCAAGAATAAGGATTTTGAATCTGCAGAACGATACTACACTTTG ATGATAGCGCTTGATCCTGATGACGCAATCGCGTTCTCCAACAGgagtgcttgttggcttctcatggGTGATGGAGGGAAAGCTTTGTCTGATGCTGATGAGTGCAGGAAAAGGAGGCCTGACTGGCCAAAGGCTTGCTACCGGCAAGGCTCAGCTCTAATGTTACTAAAG GACTACAAGAGGGCATATGAACGATTTTCTGATGGACTCGAGATGGACCCAGAGAAcgctgagatggaggatgccCAAAG GAAAGCTTCGGAGGCCCTGCAGGAAAGCATCAGAGTCCCTGAAGTTGTCTGGAGGCCCAAGCCTGAATGA
- the LOC124646981 gene encoding ankyrin-3-like isoform X1 has protein sequence MAPPPPVRPATVGGPMLNEIFEAVHEGNLPRFKVLVMLLDMGRGRLREAVEALRVEDEGLMKGLCALHIAAIRGRLQFCSYLVEDLGVDANVADEHGRTPLFLTTLSKNVCCATYLLDHGANPNKSCHDGISPLHQATVSVGGPMLNEIFEAVHEGNLPRFKVLVMLLDMGRGRLREAVEALRVEDEGLMKGLCALHIAAIRGRLQFCSYLVEDLGVDANVADEHGRTPLFLTTLSKNVCCATYLLDHGANPNKSCHDGISPLHQATVSGDCKMVKLLLAKGAYVDLEAHCGTPLHVAATKDHDGAMKILLDHNADVNKMVNGKTPMIAAIDAGSRKCILLLYKAGADRKEALTYAAEHLHAENVVSSDFVKCILDDFNTKRIIPGEPVVKRETRDGGFKAIANYAFKNKDFESAERYYTLMIALDPDDAIAFSNRSACWLLMGDGGKALSDADECRKRRPDWPKACYRQGSALMLLKDYKRAYERFSDGLEMDPENAEMEDAQRKASEALQESIRVPEVVWRPKPE, from the exons atggcgcCTCCTCCGCCTGTTCGTCCTGCCACAGTCGGTGGCCCAATGCTGAACGAAATCTTCGAGGCGGTTCATGAAGGCAACCTCCCCCGCTTCAAGG TTCTGGTGATGCTGCTGGACATGGGCAGGGGTCGCCTCAGGGAGGCAGTCGAAGCCCTGAGAGTGGAAGATGAAGGGTTGATGAAAGGCCTCTGTGCGCTTCACATCGCCGCCATCAGAGGGAGGCTGCAGTTCTGCAGCTACCTGGTCGAGGACCTAGGAGTCGATGCGAATGTCGCTGATGAGCATG GTAGGACACCTTTGTTTTTGACGACCCTCTCTAAGAATGTCTGCTGTGCCACGTATCTTCTTGATCATGGTGCCAATCCAAACAAATCATGTCATGACGGGATTTCACCTCTACATCAAGCAACTGTATCAG TCGGTGGCCCAATGCTGAACGAAATCTTCGAGGCGGTTCATGAAGGCAACCTCCCCCGCTTCAAGG TTCTGGTGATGCTGCTGGACATGGGCAGGGGTCGCCTCAGGGAGGCAGTCGAAGCCCTGAGAGTGGAAGATGAAGGGTTGATGAAAGGCCTCTGTGCGCTTCACATCGCCGCCATCAGAGGGAGGCTGCAGTTCTGCAGCTACCTGGTCGAGGACCTAGGAGTCGATGCGAATGTCGCTGATGAGCATG GTAGGACACCTTTGTTTTTGACGACCCTCTCTAAGAATGTCTGCTGTGCCACGTATCTTCTTGATCATGGTGCCAATCCAAACAAATCATGTCATGACGGGATTTCACCTCTACATCAAGCAACTGTATCAG GAGATTGTAAAATGGTAAAACTGTTGCTTGCCAAAGGAGCATACGTTGACCTTGAAGCTCATTGTGGGACACCACTTCATGTTGCTGCTACAAAAGATCATGATGGTGCTATGAAGATTTTATTGGACCATAATGCTGAT GTCAACAAGATGGTAAATGGTAAGACACCTATGATTGCTGCTATTGATGCTGGCTCAAGGAAATGTATACTTCTCTTGTACAAG GCTGGTGCTGATCGGAAGGAAGCTTTAACATATGCTGCTGAACATCTCCACGCTGAAAACGTTGTTTCAAGTGACTTTGTCAAATGCATACTGGACGATTTTAATACCAAGCGTATCATTCCTGGT GAGCCTGTTGTTAAGCGGGAAACAAGAGATGGAGGGTTTAAGGCAATAGCGAATTACGCTTTCAAGAATAAGGATTTTGAATCTGCAGAACGATACTACACTTTG ATGATAGCGCTTGATCCTGATGACGCAATCGCGTTCTCCAACAGgagtgcttgttggcttctcatggGTGATGGAGGGAAAGCTTTGTCTGATGCTGATGAGTGCAGGAAAAGGAGGCCTGACTGGCCAAAGGCTTGCTACCGGCAAGGCTCAGCTCTAATGTTACTAAAG GACTACAAGAGGGCATATGAACGATTTTCTGATGGACTCGAGATGGACCCAGAGAAcgctgagatggaggatgccCAAAG GAAAGCTTCGGAGGCCCTGCAGGAAAGCATCAGAGTCCCTGAAGTTGTCTGGAGGCCCAAGCCTGAATGA